A genomic window from Microbacterium sp. ET2 includes:
- a CDS encoding ABC transporter ATP-binding protein, with amino-acid sequence MTLLELKDVTAFYGPVQVLEGVSLTVPDGGAVGILGANGAGKTTTLRAISGTVRAGGTILFEGKDIRGSKPEKVAAMGIAHVPEGRGTLGGLTVRENLRVGAYLRRDRKGIESDIEYCLDLFPQLRDRIRSHGSALSGGEQQMLAVARAIMAKPRLLLLDEASLGLAPSTAKSVYEAIGRLRRESGIAMLVVEQNANLAFTLVDSATVLETGHNAVTGSTAELRGMDEIRRAYLGG; translated from the coding sequence ATGACGCTGCTTGAGCTCAAGGACGTCACCGCCTTCTACGGACCCGTTCAGGTGCTGGAGGGCGTCTCGCTGACCGTGCCCGACGGCGGGGCGGTCGGCATCCTCGGCGCGAACGGCGCCGGCAAGACCACCACCCTGCGTGCGATCAGCGGAACCGTCCGCGCCGGCGGCACCATCCTCTTCGAGGGCAAGGACATCCGCGGCTCCAAGCCCGAGAAGGTCGCGGCCATGGGGATCGCGCACGTCCCCGAGGGCCGTGGCACCCTGGGCGGGCTCACGGTCCGCGAGAACCTCCGCGTCGGTGCGTACCTGCGGCGCGACCGCAAGGGCATCGAGAGCGACATCGAGTACTGCCTCGATCTCTTCCCGCAACTGCGCGACCGCATCCGCTCTCACGGCTCGGCCCTGTCGGGCGGCGAGCAGCAGATGCTCGCGGTGGCCCGCGCGATCATGGCCAAGCCCCGCCTGTTGCTCCTCGACGAGGCGTCGCTCGGACTCGCGCCGTCCACCGCGAAGTCCGTCTACGAGGCGATCGGGCGCCTGCGCCGCGAGTCGGGTATCGCGATGCTCGTCGTCGAGCAGAACGCCAACCTCGCCTTCACCCTCGTCGACAGCGCCACGGTGCTCGAGACGGGCCACAACGCCGTCACCGGCTCGACCGCGGAGCTGCGGGGCATGGACGAGATCCGCCGCGCATACCTGGGAGGCTGA
- a CDS encoding branched-chain amino acid ABC transporter permease encodes MQTFIQLVVDGLSTGSIYAALALAIVLVNQATGLINFAQGGIAVLSAYIAYQFTVWGLPLVLAILASVVVSFFIGAFIERYLMRRFEKGDPDTAVVVTIGLLTLITGICAWIWSYNNLQFPSLFPLDTVTIFGAVVSVRSLGTILVIVVIMLILQGLFLGTKLGLALRAVAINPESASFSGLKVGRLLMVGWGLAAALGAVAGAMVAPQLTLTPGMMDGALVYALAAVIIGGLSSPLGAVVAAWLIGVLENLAAVYVPFIGYDLRIAVPFILLFIVLILRPQGLFGRKVVVRV; translated from the coding sequence GTGCAGACCTTCATCCAACTCGTGGTCGACGGCCTGTCGACCGGGTCGATCTACGCAGCGCTCGCACTTGCGATCGTCCTGGTGAATCAGGCCACCGGCCTGATCAACTTCGCCCAGGGCGGCATCGCGGTGCTCTCCGCCTACATCGCCTACCAGTTCACCGTGTGGGGGCTCCCGCTGGTCCTGGCGATCCTCGCCTCGGTGGTGGTGTCCTTCTTCATCGGGGCGTTCATCGAGCGATACCTCATGCGCCGCTTCGAGAAGGGCGACCCCGACACCGCCGTCGTGGTCACGATCGGGCTTCTGACCCTCATCACCGGCATCTGCGCGTGGATCTGGAGCTACAACAACCTGCAGTTCCCGTCGCTCTTCCCGCTGGACACCGTCACGATCTTCGGAGCGGTCGTGAGCGTCCGCTCCCTGGGCACGATCCTCGTCATCGTCGTGATCATGCTGATCCTGCAGGGGCTCTTCCTCGGAACGAAGCTGGGCCTGGCCCTGCGCGCGGTGGCGATCAACCCCGAGTCGGCGTCGTTCTCCGGCTTGAAGGTCGGCCGGCTCCTCATGGTCGGGTGGGGCCTGGCCGCCGCCCTGGGTGCCGTCGCCGGCGCGATGGTCGCCCCGCAGCTGACCCTCACCCCCGGGATGATGGACGGCGCCCTCGTCTACGCGCTCGCCGCCGTCATCATCGGCGGTCTCTCCAGCCCCCTGGGCGCGGTCGTGGCCGCGTGGCTCATCGGGGTTCTGGAGAATCTCGCCGCGGTCTACGTTCCCTTCATCGGCTACGACCTCCGCATCGCAGTGCCGTTCATCCTCCTCTTCATCGTCCTCATCCTGAGGCCGCAGGGCCTGTTCGGCCGGAAAGTCGTGGTGCGGGTGTGA
- a CDS encoding branched-chain amino acid ABC transporter permease gives MTTATSILQRPWVRWAGLALGVILAIVLPLVFDAGTNSTLARIGVFAVAVLGLNVIMGYTGQVMLGQIFFVGLGAYITAYGVSQEWNILLVFILALALTALVGLVIALAAARLGGLAIAMVTIALPIVGVPLARRLGEFTGGSQGLSARFSSAPEWAPLYDDQWQLYLVLLIGGITFLLTRNLVRGKYGRAFAIVKENEAVAASMGISPYKYKVLAFTIAALIGGVSGFLYMVVIQYTSPETLSFGHSIELVISMVVGGAGSIVGSILGGAYYVLVPQLTNIIDPNLTAMLQGAILLLVLFLLPGGLVSLPRVIRRLVRRGDRGGGPGARSQAATPQPVAASHPSTERKQDT, from the coding sequence ATGACAACGGCAACCAGCATCCTGCAGCGTCCCTGGGTCAGATGGGCGGGCCTCGCGCTCGGCGTCATCCTCGCCATCGTGCTCCCGCTCGTCTTCGACGCGGGTACGAATTCCACCCTCGCCCGCATCGGCGTCTTCGCCGTGGCCGTCCTCGGCCTGAACGTGATCATGGGATACACCGGCCAGGTCATGCTCGGTCAGATCTTCTTCGTCGGACTCGGCGCGTACATCACCGCCTACGGGGTGTCGCAGGAGTGGAACATCCTCCTGGTGTTCATCCTCGCTCTCGCGCTGACCGCCCTCGTCGGGCTCGTGATCGCGCTGGCGGCAGCGCGCCTGGGCGGACTCGCGATCGCCATGGTGACCATCGCCCTCCCCATCGTGGGCGTGCCGCTCGCCCGGCGCCTGGGGGAGTTCACCGGCGGATCGCAGGGCCTGTCGGCGCGGTTCTCCAGCGCTCCCGAGTGGGCGCCGCTGTACGACGATCAGTGGCAGCTGTACCTCGTGCTGCTGATCGGCGGCATCACCTTCCTCCTCACCCGCAACCTCGTGCGGGGGAAGTACGGACGCGCGTTCGCCATCGTGAAGGAGAACGAGGCGGTCGCGGCATCCATGGGCATCTCGCCCTACAAGTACAAGGTGCTCGCCTTCACCATCGCCGCCCTCATCGGCGGGGTGAGCGGGTTCCTCTACATGGTCGTGATCCAGTACACCTCGCCCGAGACGCTGAGCTTCGGTCACTCGATCGAACTCGTCATCTCGATGGTCGTCGGTGGGGCCGGCAGCATCGTCGGGTCGATCCTCGGCGGCGCCTACTACGTCCTCGTCCCGCAGCTGACGAACATCATCGACCCGAACCTGACCGCGATGCTGCAGGGCGCCATCCTGCTGCTCGTGCTGTTCCTCCTCCCCGGCGGGCTCGTCTCGCTTCCCCGGGTCATCCGGCGGCTCGTCCGCCGCGGCGACCGGGGTGGAGGACCCGGCGCGCGGTCTCAGGCGGCGACACCGCAGCCGGTCGCCGCATCCCACCCATCCACCGAGAGAAAGCAAGACACATGA